In Sandaracinaceae bacterium, the following proteins share a genomic window:
- a CDS encoding bis-aminopropyl spermidine synthase family protein, producing the protein MHEGAFRILRALGDRQRKRRPGLARSAGEAESVVRELLERYPKWFDEDPDGVRATDVGLAALATEFAARRPAALDAAQTDQDATAFGALAEGRAPLRPELDQVWATPASVLARARHLITAGEVQRGLVLLGDDDLTSLALGQLGASRGVHVLDVDDALLGFLRARSAQQGFAVETTHLDAREPLPAALRGRFGALFTDPPYAEEGFALFLSRAIELTRPDARLYVCFGSSRRAPERGLQKQRLIAEAGLLITAVLPDFHEYEGAESIGSRSALYVLEKTPQTRALLAADAGAGSGPLYTRRTPNPEGTKQARSKFKQRPRGGGA; encoded by the coding sequence ATGCACGAAGGTGCCTTTCGAATTCTGCGCGCGCTTGGCGACCGGCAACGCAAGCGGCGGCCCGGCTTGGCCCGCTCCGCCGGGGAGGCCGAGTCGGTGGTGCGCGAGCTGCTGGAGCGCTACCCCAAGTGGTTCGACGAGGACCCTGACGGGGTGCGTGCCACGGACGTGGGCCTCGCGGCGCTGGCGACCGAGTTTGCCGCGCGCCGGCCAGCGGCACTCGACGCCGCCCAGACGGATCAAGACGCCACGGCGTTCGGGGCACTCGCCGAGGGCCGCGCGCCCCTGCGCCCCGAGCTCGATCAGGTGTGGGCCACCCCGGCCTCGGTGCTGGCCCGCGCACGCCACCTGATCACGGCGGGCGAGGTGCAGCGCGGGCTGGTGCTGCTGGGGGACGACGACCTCACCAGCTTGGCGCTGGGGCAGCTCGGGGCATCACGCGGCGTGCACGTGCTGGACGTGGACGACGCGCTGCTGGGCTTCCTGCGCGCACGCAGCGCGCAGCAGGGCTTCGCCGTCGAGACCACGCATCTCGACGCGCGGGAGCCTCTCCCGGCCGCGCTGCGCGGGCGCTTCGGCGCGCTGTTCACCGACCCCCCGTATGCCGAGGAGGGCTTCGCGCTGTTCCTGAGCCGCGCCATCGAGCTCACGCGCCCCGACGCGCGGCTGTACGTGTGCTTCGGCTCGAGCCGCCGCGCGCCCGAGCGGGGCCTGCAGAAGCAGCGCCTGATCGCCGAGGCGGGCCTGCTCATCACGGCCGTGCTCCCCGACTTCCACGAGTACGAGGGGGCGGAGAGCATCGGCTCGCGCAGCGCGCTCTACGTGCTGGAGAAGACGCCGCAGACGCGCGCGCTGCTGGCGGCCGACGCAGGCGCGGGCAGCGGCCCGCTCTACACGCGGCGCACGCCCAACCCCGAGGGCACCAAGCAGGCGCGCTCGAAGTTCAAGCAGCGCCCGCGCGGAGGTGGCGCGTGA
- a CDS encoding NUDIX hydrolase: MSEPVIAQPSATVVLLRDAPSPDGGVEVLLGQRGAELDFHGGEWVFPGGRVDPEDCLGGCARDSREAALQAAVRECMEEVGVAVSRSALAAWSHWTTPLDRRKRFATWFFLAPFEGGELRADGAEMQSCRFMSPREALAAQAAGELGLPPPTYVTLAELLPFGSVTEALAAASVRTLPVILPRPQQVPDGMVSLYPGDAGYASDLLEHDGPQHRLIMRTSGWRYVCDLG; this comes from the coding sequence GTGAGCGAGCCCGTCATCGCCCAGCCCTCGGCCACCGTGGTGCTGTTGCGTGACGCTCCGTCTCCGGACGGTGGCGTGGAGGTCTTGCTCGGCCAGCGCGGCGCGGAGCTCGACTTCCACGGTGGCGAGTGGGTCTTCCCGGGGGGCCGCGTGGACCCCGAGGACTGCCTCGGCGGCTGCGCCCGTGACTCGCGCGAGGCGGCGCTGCAGGCCGCGGTGCGCGAGTGCATGGAGGAGGTGGGCGTGGCCGTGTCGCGCTCCGCGCTGGCCGCGTGGTCGCACTGGACTACCCCGCTCGACCGCCGCAAGCGCTTTGCCACGTGGTTCTTCCTGGCGCCGTTCGAGGGCGGTGAGCTGCGCGCGGACGGCGCCGAGATGCAGTCGTGTCGCTTCATGAGCCCACGCGAAGCGCTCGCCGCTCAGGCCGCAGGCGAGCTCGGGCTGCCGCCGCCCACGTACGTGACGCTGGCCGAGCTGCTGCCGTTCGGGAGCGTGACCGAAGCGCTCGCGGCCGCCTCGGTGCGCACGCTTCCGGTCATCCTGCCGCGCCCACAGCAGGTGCCCGACGGGATGGTCTCGCTCTACCCGGGCGACGCGGGCTACGCGAGCGACCTGCTGGAGCACGACGGTCCGCAGCACCGGCTGATCATGCGCACCAGCGGCTGGCGCTACGTGTGCGACCTGGGCTGA
- a CDS encoding cyanoglobin, whose amino-acid sequence MSSPTDPSHDESAELTPFDVLALSAGGDLASGRARVDQIAQRFYDVMEEREPALALLHARDERGKVDAGSRERFSLFLLGWLGGPAEYEARHGHPRLRMRHARVPIDLAMRDAWLRCMDQALTDCGVTGELRAFLDERFAHVANFLRNIEG is encoded by the coding sequence ATGAGCAGCCCCACAGACCCGAGCCACGACGAGAGCGCCGAGCTCACCCCCTTCGACGTGCTGGCCCTCTCCGCGGGCGGCGACCTGGCTTCGGGCCGCGCCCGCGTGGACCAGATCGCTCAGCGCTTCTACGACGTGATGGAGGAGCGCGAGCCCGCGCTGGCCCTGCTGCACGCGCGCGACGAGCGCGGCAAGGTGGACGCCGGCAGCCGCGAGCGCTTCTCGCTGTTCTTGCTGGGCTGGCTGGGTGGCCCGGCGGAGTACGAGGCGCGCCATGGCCACCCGCGCCTGCGCATGCGCCATGCCCGCGTGCCCATCGATCTCGCCATGCGCGACGCGTGGCTGCGCTGCATGGACCAGGCGCTCACCGACTGCGGCGTCACGGGGGAGCTGCGCGCGTTCTTGGACGAGCGCTTCGCGCACGTGGCCAACTTCCTGCGCAACATCGAGGGCTGA
- a CDS encoding ABC transporter substrate-binding protein, which yields MTVARTHVLNGTALLMAVGACVAIALTDAPTPPSTPDPNAAAREVRDAEGTAVPVHAYRRVASMSPIADAILLETIAAWRVVGVSGSMRDGLGPHRFESLHSVDGASVEQVLALGPDLVIVSGMSAGGQVAQLRDAGVQVFVMGEMRGIESFLQDAHDIARLVGEGPVGEALGQRLAQRMRMVAADVPQTARPRGLYLGVIGRGLYGGANHTSYHDVLEAAGLRDAVAHLDSWPELTPEQVLELDPDVVVVHEGTGRLLCERDGLRTLRACQREGGARVVELPSGLLNDPGLGMLPCAERLRALVHGAPTFSPSQEPRPE from the coding sequence ATGACCGTGGCGCGCACGCACGTGCTGAACGGCACCGCGTTGCTGATGGCCGTGGGCGCGTGCGTGGCCATCGCGCTGACGGACGCCCCCACGCCGCCTTCGACGCCTGACCCCAACGCGGCGGCGCGCGAAGTCCGCGACGCCGAAGGGACCGCCGTGCCGGTGCACGCCTACCGTCGCGTCGCTTCGATGTCGCCCATCGCCGACGCCATCCTGCTCGAGACCATCGCCGCGTGGCGCGTGGTGGGTGTCTCCGGGAGCATGCGCGACGGCCTCGGTCCGCACCGCTTCGAGTCGCTGCACAGCGTGGACGGTGCGAGCGTGGAGCAGGTGCTGGCGCTCGGTCCCGACCTGGTCATCGTGAGTGGGATGTCCGCCGGGGGCCAGGTAGCGCAGCTGCGCGACGCAGGGGTGCAGGTCTTCGTCATGGGCGAGATGCGCGGCATCGAGAGCTTCCTGCAGGACGCGCACGACATCGCGCGGCTGGTGGGCGAGGGCCCAGTGGGTGAAGCCCTGGGTCAACGGCTGGCGCAGCGCATGCGCATGGTGGCGGCCGACGTGCCGCAGACTGCACGCCCGCGCGGGCTCTACTTGGGCGTCATCGGGCGGGGCCTGTACGGCGGCGCGAACCACACCAGCTACCACGATGTCCTCGAAGCGGCGGGCCTGCGCGACGCGGTGGCGCACCTCGACAGCTGGCCCGAGCTCACGCCCGAGCAGGTGCTGGAGCTGGACCCCGACGTGGTGGTGGTGCACGAGGGCACGGGGCGGCTCTTGTGCGAGCGCGATGGCCTGCGCACGCTGCGCGCGTGTCAGCGGGAAGGAGGCGCGCGCGTGGTGGAGCTGCCCAGCGGCCTCTTGAACGACCCGGGTCTGGGCATGCTGCCGTGCGCGGAGCGGCTGCGGGCCTTGGTGCACGGCGCACCCACCTTTTCGCCTTCTCAGGAGCCGAGACCCGAATGA
- a CDS encoding ABC transporter ATP-binding protein: MSPAREAAVTAAGVTLRLGARDIVRDVSFTAHHGEVLCIAGRNGAGKTTLLRAIAGLGPFTGQLQVGGVSASAPAHLRAREVAYVPQRSSLSAALPVARVVEQGRHVYRDALGRLGREDRQHIDAALEQAGASALRARPFTALSYGEQRRVLMARALATGARVLLLDEPTAALDLEQSLRLLELLQRLAGEGYAIVVVLHALDDVIRHTDRTLLLHDGRVDQLGVSREVLSRETIRRVYGVETEERAGLRFTLPVESAGRAGAEP; encoded by the coding sequence GTGAGCCCGGCTCGCGAAGCCGCGGTGACGGCGGCCGGCGTCACGCTGCGCCTCGGCGCGCGCGACATCGTGCGCGACGTGAGCTTCACGGCCCACCACGGCGAAGTGCTGTGCATCGCAGGGCGCAACGGCGCCGGCAAGACCACGCTGCTGCGCGCCATCGCGGGCCTGGGGCCGTTCACGGGGCAGCTGCAGGTGGGCGGGGTCTCGGCCAGCGCGCCGGCGCACCTGCGGGCTCGCGAGGTGGCCTACGTGCCGCAGCGCTCGAGCCTGAGCGCCGCGCTGCCGGTGGCGCGCGTGGTGGAGCAGGGCCGCCACGTCTACCGCGACGCGCTCGGCCGGCTGGGGCGCGAAGACCGCCAGCACATCGACGCGGCGCTCGAGCAGGCGGGCGCGAGCGCGCTGCGGGCGCGGCCGTTCACGGCGCTGAGCTACGGCGAGCAGCGACGGGTGCTGATGGCGCGTGCGCTGGCCACGGGTGCGCGCGTGCTGCTGCTGGACGAGCCCACGGCGGCGCTCGACCTCGAGCAGAGCCTGCGCCTGCTGGAGCTGCTGCAGCGCCTGGCGGGCGAGGGCTACGCCATCGTGGTGGTGCTGCACGCGCTCGACGACGTCATTCGCCACACCGACCGGACGCTGCTGCTGCACGACGGCCGCGTGGACCAGCTGGGCGTGTCGCGCGAGGTGCTGTCGCGCGAGACCATTCGGCGAGTGTACGGCGTGGAGACCGAAGAGCGCGCCGGCCTGCGCTTCACGCTGCCCGTGGAGAGCGCGGGCCGCGCGGGGGCCGAGCCATGA
- a CDS encoding iron ABC transporter permease, whose translation MARRATVYITLTLLTALAFGLSLWVGAGDLSDAALRDVFLSLRGARALACMLAGSALGVAGVLVQGLFRNTLASPDLLGTTAGANLGGRLAILAFQPLLVASSGTLSADVLLPLGCLVGAALSLALLLVFVRQDSDSVVLLLVGFILGSLFLSVASFVTSIAQESWEVGRAVVAFALGSVTGTSLRVIALCTPLVLVGTLMAFAWGRTLDVLLSGEEEAKTLGVDVRATRSWVVIWVSVLTAAAVTLAGSIAFVGLIVPHVLRPIVGSTHRSLVPAAALLGGAFAVLCDVAARSFPTRAEVPLGVVTGLLGAPVFLWLLLRQRRMERDA comes from the coding sequence ATGGCGCGCCGCGCGACCGTCTACATCACCCTCACCCTGCTCACCGCGCTGGCCTTCGGTCTGTCGCTGTGGGTGGGCGCGGGTGACTTGAGCGACGCAGCCCTGCGCGACGTGTTCTTGTCTCTGCGCGGGGCGCGCGCGCTGGCCTGCATGCTGGCGGGGAGCGCTCTCGGCGTGGCGGGCGTGCTGGTGCAGGGGCTGTTTCGCAACACGCTGGCCAGCCCGGACCTGCTGGGCACCACCGCGGGCGCCAACCTCGGCGGGCGGCTCGCCATCCTGGCGTTCCAGCCGCTGCTGGTGGCCAGCTCGGGGACGCTGTCGGCGGACGTGCTGTTGCCGCTGGGCTGCCTGGTGGGCGCTGCGCTGTCGCTGGCGCTGCTGTTGGTCTTCGTGCGGCAGGACTCGGACTCGGTGGTGTTGCTGCTGGTGGGCTTCATCCTCGGGTCGCTGTTCCTGAGCGTGGCCAGCTTCGTGACCAGCATCGCGCAGGAGTCCTGGGAGGTGGGCCGCGCGGTGGTGGCCTTCGCGCTCGGCAGCGTGACGGGCACGTCGCTGCGGGTCATCGCGCTGTGCACGCCGCTGGTGCTGGTGGGCACGCTCATGGCGTTTGCATGGGGACGCACGCTGGACGTGCTGCTGTCGGGCGAAGAGGAGGCCAAGACGCTGGGCGTGGACGTGCGCGCCACGCGCTCGTGGGTGGTCATCTGGGTGTCCGTGCTCACCGCGGCGGCGGTCACGCTGGCCGGCAGCATCGCGTTCGTGGGGCTGATCGTGCCGCACGTGCTGCGCCCCATCGTGGGCAGCACCCACCGCAGCCTGGTGCCGGCAGCCGCGCTCCTGGGTGGCGCGTTCGCGGTGCTGTGCGACGTGGCGGCGCGCTCGTTCCCCACCCGCGCCGAAGTGCCGCTGGGCGTGGTCACGGGGCTCTTGGGGGCGCCCGTGTTCTTGTGGCTCCTGCTGCGCCAGCGGCGCATGGAGCGCGACGCGTGA
- a CDS encoding SDR family oxidoreductase yields MKRLAGQRALVTGASSGIGQEIARKLAAEGASVILTARRLDRLETLAEQLRTEHGVTVEALQSDLEDPAAPQQLFDATEGAGKAVDVLVNCAGFAFYDDFVRIDWLKHQRMLQVNVIALTHLSHLFAKAMIPRKRGRIMNIASTGAFAPCPNFASYAASKAYVRNLTEALDYELRNTGVRAISVSPGGTRTEFLERGGQVLKKSGEFAMMTAEACAAIAVDKMLRGRRSVVTGFMNAFSVWMLRFIPRAWLPRVIELSMSSAVEKAPPASGA; encoded by the coding sequence ATGAAGCGACTCGCAGGCCAACGCGCCCTCGTCACCGGCGCCAGCAGCGGCATCGGCCAGGAGATCGCGCGCAAGCTGGCCGCGGAAGGGGCCAGCGTGATCCTCACCGCGCGCCGCCTCGACCGGCTAGAGACGCTGGCCGAGCAGCTGCGCACCGAGCACGGCGTCACGGTGGAGGCGTTGCAGAGCGACCTCGAAGACCCCGCGGCACCGCAGCAGCTGTTCGACGCCACCGAGGGCGCGGGCAAGGCCGTGGACGTGCTGGTGAACTGCGCGGGCTTCGCCTTCTACGACGACTTCGTGCGCATCGACTGGCTGAAGCACCAGCGCATGCTGCAGGTGAACGTCATCGCGCTCACCCACCTGTCGCACCTGTTCGCCAAGGCCATGATCCCGCGCAAGCGCGGCCGCATCATGAACATCGCGTCCACGGGGGCCTTCGCGCCCTGCCCCAACTTCGCCAGCTACGCGGCCAGCAAGGCCTACGTGCGCAACCTGACCGAGGCGCTGGACTACGAGCTGCGCAACACCGGCGTGCGCGCCATCTCGGTGAGCCCCGGCGGCACACGCACCGAGTTCCTGGAGCGCGGCGGGCAGGTGCTCAAGAAGTCCGGCGAGTTCGCCATGATGACCGCCGAGGCCTGCGCCGCCATCGCGGTGGACAAGATGCTGCGCGGCCGCCGCAGCGTGGTCACGGGCTTCATGAACGCGTTCAGCGTGTGGATGCTGCGCTTCATCCCGCGCGCTTGGCTGCCCCGCGTCATCGAGCTGAGCATGAGCAGCGCGGTGGAGAAGGCGCCGCCCGCGAGTGGCGCGTAG